In a single window of the Gossypium hirsutum isolate 1008001.06 chromosome A13, Gossypium_hirsutum_v2.1, whole genome shotgun sequence genome:
- the LOC107929562 gene encoding leucine-rich repeat extensin-like protein 2 translates to MAASYRPPPPSAIDLDLTVVSAKHLKNVNWRNGDLKPYAVFWVDPDRRLSTRSDDAGSTRPVWNERFTLPLSSSLDDVVLTLEIFHSKPSETPKPLVATLRVELKELPNPDDRSKIRTFPLLRPSGRPQGKIRVKLGIRERPLPPPPDYHFAPHNYYYTNVPPHPPRYSGLPYVSHPPPPQSPTYSVPDSYSPHFSNHYYPTPPPPMPPRPFLERSYSYTGPSAPLDYSPYDQRPRGGPKFGTGLTVGAAAGALGGLSLEEGLRYEEERIRGRVEDDVASRDRDDYSDYRHPDY, encoded by the coding sequence ATGGCCGCTTCCTATCGACCGCCGCCACCGTCAGCTATTGATCTCGACCTCACCGTCGTCTCAGCCAAGCATCTAAAGAACGTCAACTGGCGAAACGGCGATCTCAAACCCTACGCTGTCTTCTGGGTCGATCCAGACCGCCGTCTCTCGACCCGTTCGGACGATGCCGGATCGACCCGACCGGTATGGAACGAGCGTTTCACTCTTCCCCTTTCCTCCTCTCTAGACGACGTCGTTTTAACCCTCGAGATTTTTCACTCCAAGCCATCGGAAACACCGAAGCCGTTAGTCGCCACTCTCCGTGTCGAACTCAAAGAATTACCCAACCCGGATGACCGTTCCAAGATCCGAACCTTCCCTCTCCTCCGACCCTCGGGCCGTCCCCAGGGCAAGATTCGGGTGAAACTCGGGATTCGCGAACGTCCCCTTCCTCCACCGCCtgattaccattttgcccctcaTAACTATTATTACACAAATGTCCCTCCTCATCCGCCAAGATACTCCGGTTTGCCCTACGTTTCTCACCCTCCGCCGCCTCAATCGCCTACGTACTCCGTCCCCGATTCGTATTCTCCCCATTTCTCCAACCACTACTACCCTACTCCGCCGCCGCCCATGCCTCCTCGTCCTTTCTTGGAGCGGTCTTACAGCTACACTGGTCCATCAGCACCGTTAGATTACTCTCCCTACGATCAGAGACCTAGAGGAGGCCCTAAATTCGGGACCGGATTAACTGTTGGAGCGGCTGCGGGGGCTTTAGGTGGATTATCATTAGAAGAAGGATTGAGATACGAAGAAGAAAGGATTCGTGGAAGAGTGGAGGACGACGTCGCATCAAGGGACAGGGATGATTATAGTGATTATCGTCATCCGGATTATTGA
- the LOC107929563 gene encoding eukaryotic translation initiation factor 3 subunit F: MAAGDHTVLQLSTPSTANLSAKVHPLVIFNICDCYVRRPDQAERVIGTLLGSVLPDGTVDIRNSYAVPHTESAEQVALDIEYHHNMLVSHQKVNPKEVIVGWYSTGLGVTGGSALIHDFYSREVPNPVHLTVDTGFRNGEGTIKAYVSVNLALGDRQLAAQFQEIPLDLRMVEAERLGFDILKTTAVDKLPNDLEGMEVTMQRLLALIDDVYKYVDDVVEGRVAADNSIGRFISDTVASLPKLSTSVFDKLVNDSLQDQLLLLYLSSITRTQLGLAEKLNTAAQIL; the protein is encoded by the exons ATGGCGGCCGGCGATCACACCGTTTTGCAGCTCAGTACGCCTTCAACGGCGAACCTATCGGCCAAGGTTCATCCTCTCGTCATCTTTAACATCTGCGATTGCTACGTTAGACGCCCCGACCAAGCCGAGCGCGTAATTGGCACGCTCCTCGGCTCCGTCCTTCCTGATGGCACCGTTGATATCCGTAACTCCTATGCCGTTCCTCACACTGAATCCGCCGAACAG GTTGCTTTGGATATTGAATACCATCATAATATGTTAGTCTCCCACCAAAAAGTGAATCCAAAGGAAGTAATTGTTGGATG GTATTCTACTGGCCTTGGAGTCACAGGTGGTAGTGCATTGATCCACGATTTTTATTCTAGGGAAGTCCCGAACCCTGTTCATTTGACAGTGGATACAGGATTTAGGAATGGAGAGGGCACGATAAAGGCCTACGTTTCTGTCAATTTAGCTCTTGGAGACCGACAGCTTGCTGCTCAATTCCAAGAAATTCCCCTTGATCTACGTATGGTTGAAGCTGAGCGACTGGGGT TTGACATCCTGAAGACAACAGCGGTTGACAAACTGCCGAATGATTTGGAAGGAATGGAAGTCACAATGCAAAGACTGTTGGCTTTAATAGATGATGTCTACAAATACGTAGATGATGTTGTG GAGGGGCGTGTTGCTGCTGATAATAGCATCGGCAGATTTATATCAGACACAGTAGCCTCCTTGCCTAAACTATCGACATCCGTATTTGATAAGCTTGTGAATGATAGTCTGCAG GATCAGTTGCTGTTATTATACTTATCGAGCATCACTAGGACACAACTTGGATTAGCTGAGAAGTTGAACACAGCTGCACAGATCCTGTGA